One genomic segment of Romeriopsis navalis LEGE 11480 includes these proteins:
- a CDS encoding pentapeptide repeat-containing protein — MLKRQKIQLAILLVVIVIVTIILIFAEPIALWLTHWAFIKILDALSKLGVLIAVVAFLLEIPKRQAQAEAEKQRLFFEYWQVIDAAATAGTSTSYARKIALESLAKADVPLRNIDVPQAELRRINLVGADLSGANLREADLSGAVLDRADLSKALLYRSRLYGASLRDTQLDQADLREVLYDAETIFPEGVKPEALGAYLIAPRSRLVNVQLPQAVFWGVNLEEANLEGANLAGSSFQGARLQHANFQSADLQGCRFRHADVSGANFQDANLRGAIFWETGGLAPEQVKAAQHWEEATYNAEFLAQLGIS; from the coding sequence ATGCTGAAGCGACAAAAAATCCAATTGGCGATTCTGCTGGTGGTGATTGTAATTGTCACCATCATCTTAATTTTCGCTGAGCCGATCGCGCTCTGGTTAACCCATTGGGCATTTATCAAAATCCTTGATGCCCTGAGTAAGCTGGGTGTGCTGATTGCGGTCGTGGCATTTTTACTGGAAATTCCCAAACGTCAGGCACAGGCAGAAGCCGAGAAACAAAGATTATTTTTTGAGTATTGGCAGGTAATTGATGCGGCAGCGACGGCAGGAACCTCAACTAGCTATGCCCGAAAAATTGCTTTGGAAAGTTTAGCGAAAGCCGATGTGCCACTGCGGAATATTGATGTGCCGCAGGCGGAGTTGCGTCGGATCAACTTGGTGGGGGCAGATTTGTCAGGAGCGAATTTGCGAGAGGCCGATTTGTCGGGGGCGGTGCTTGATCGAGCTGATTTGTCCAAGGCGTTGCTCTATCGATCACGGTTATATGGTGCGAGTCTACGCGATACTCAACTTGATCAGGCTGACCTGCGGGAGGTTTTGTACGATGCTGAAACAATTTTCCCAGAGGGGGTGAAACCGGAGGCGCTTGGGGCGTATTTGATTGCACCACGATCGCGGTTGGTGAATGTGCAATTGCCGCAGGCGGTATTTTGGGGTGTGAATTTGGAGGAGGCAAATCTGGAGGGGGCGAATCTTGCCGGTTCGAGTTTTCAGGGTGCGAGGTTGCAGCATGCCAATTTTCAAAGTGCGGATCTTCAGGGGTGCCGGTTTCGACATGCGGATGTATCCGGCGCAAATTTCCAAGATGCGAATCTTCGCGGGGCAATTTTTTGGGAAACTGGCGGTTTAGCGCCGGAGCAAGTGAAGGCGGCGCAGCATTGGGAAGAAGCGACGTATAATGCTGAATTTTTAGCGCAGTTGGGGATTAGCTAG
- a CDS encoding HlyD family efflux transporter periplasmic adaptor subunit, protein MKSLDVLNHEMTPEHPSRYWLAVAAVVILGAGSIAGWRLWQNRMVQMQVAQEQAMRVIEIPSVTALARLEPQGELINLTAPTSAQESRIAEVLVQVGDRVEVGQVIAILDNRDRLQAALRSAQAQVRIAQAKLAQVKAGAKTSEFQGQRAEIARIEAEQVGNVAAQRATAARLAAEVENARVEAGRYDSLYQVGAISASQRDAKRLVYASAQRQLQEVQAQIKRIQTTSQQQLQRAEASLKQLSEVRPVDIQAAEVEVQSAIAAVREAQASLAQTMVRSPKAGQILRIHTQPGENIAEQGIAALGQTQQMMVVAEVYQGDIAKITLGQPVQLTATALPEVLVGSVERIGLEVQQQKVVNEDPAVNIDAKVIEVHIRLNPESSQKVAGLTNLQVTAKMQVQSES, encoded by the coding sequence ATGAAGTCGTTAGATGTTTTGAATCATGAAATGACGCCTGAACACCCATCGCGTTATTGGCTGGCTGTGGCGGCAGTTGTGATATTGGGTGCGGGTAGTATTGCCGGTTGGCGGCTGTGGCAGAACCGTATGGTGCAAATGCAAGTGGCGCAAGAGCAAGCGATGCGCGTCATCGAAATTCCCTCCGTGACGGCGCTAGCGCGTTTGGAGCCACAGGGTGAGCTGATTAACTTAACGGCCCCAACTTCGGCGCAGGAAAGCCGGATTGCTGAGGTTTTGGTGCAGGTTGGCGATCGGGTCGAGGTTGGTCAGGTGATTGCGATTTTGGATAACCGCGATCGACTCCAGGCGGCATTGCGCAGTGCCCAGGCACAAGTCCGGATTGCCCAGGCGAAGCTGGCCCAGGTCAAAGCTGGGGCCAAGACCAGTGAATTTCAGGGGCAGCGGGCCGAAATTGCGCGGATTGAGGCGGAACAAGTCGGCAATGTAGCGGCGCAACGAGCGACAGCTGCACGCTTGGCTGCGGAAGTCGAGAATGCGCGTGTGGAAGCCGGACGCTATGACTCGCTATATCAAGTCGGCGCAATCTCGGCGTCGCAGCGTGATGCCAAGCGCCTGGTTTACGCCAGTGCCCAGCGGCAGCTCCAGGAAGTACAAGCCCAGATCAAACGGATTCAAACGACTAGTCAGCAGCAGCTTCAGCGGGCAGAGGCCAGTTTGAAACAGCTATCGGAAGTGCGCCCAGTGGACATTCAAGCCGCAGAAGTGGAAGTACAATCGGCGATCGCGGCGGTCCGGGAAGCCCAAGCGAGTCTCGCCCAAACGATGGTGCGATCGCCCAAAGCAGGACAAATTTTGCGTATCCATACGCAACCAGGCGAAAACATTGCGGAGCAGGGGATCGCCGCCTTGGGACAGACGCAACAAATGATGGTGGTGGCAGAAGTGTATCAAGGGGATATTGCCAAGATTACGCTCGGTCAGCCCGTGCAATTAACTGCAACAGCCTTGCCCGAAGTGCTTGTGGGAAGTGTCGAACGCATTGGGCTGGAGGTGCAACAGCAGAAGGTGGTGAACGAAGATCCAGCGGTGAATATTGATGCCAAGGTGATTGAGGTGCATATTCGTCTGAATCCCGAGTCCAGCCAGAAAGTTGCAGGTCTAACGAACTTGCAGGTCACGGCCAAAATGCAGGTGCAATCGGAGTCCTGA
- a CDS encoding DUF1822 family protein, giving the protein MTDFFIDTIDFSDFQAERIDAIDLSAADIAAAQQASQSAPLREQWSTYLNTLAEVGFEQWLSQRAPEMSVRKLSPSTWQVNGFRVSSVAAPEEDEVLLPQAAIDQDQAACHLYVAVGVQEEYGQAFIAGSTRYDQLKSQSLKTEDAAYRVPFNQLDSDSNQLLLTLRCADPASIPLPAAVSIAEQVAAVKTQVTETKIRVGQWLNQKLDDLSEELAGVLMPPLQPQTVGLRSTAAPTSPADMLSEVLRTVSEQGISIPENAQSAHFELPTTDPALRLYAVVGQINSAEWSLFIALGQPDGEALPANLQLSVSDGTDILVNQQVEVARSQSYLYTQLIGEMHEGFQVTVTLPNGATHTLPEFAF; this is encoded by the coding sequence ATGACAGACTTCTTCATCGACACTATTGACTTCTCCGACTTCCAAGCGGAGCGCATTGACGCCATTGACTTGAGTGCTGCGGACATTGCTGCGGCTCAGCAAGCCAGCCAGTCGGCCCCGCTACGTGAGCAATGGTCAACCTACCTCAATACCCTCGCTGAAGTCGGGTTTGAACAATGGCTCAGTCAGCGGGCACCCGAAATGTCGGTACGCAAGCTATCCCCTAGCACTTGGCAAGTCAATGGCTTCCGGGTCAGCAGCGTCGCCGCACCGGAAGAAGATGAAGTGTTATTGCCCCAGGCCGCGATCGACCAAGACCAAGCCGCTTGTCATCTGTATGTTGCCGTGGGCGTTCAGGAAGAATATGGCCAAGCGTTCATTGCTGGTTCAACCCGCTACGATCAGCTCAAATCACAGTCGCTTAAAACCGAAGATGCCGCTTACCGCGTCCCCTTCAATCAACTGGACAGCGATAGCAATCAACTGCTCCTGACGCTACGCTGCGCTGACCCCGCCAGCATTCCGCTACCCGCCGCAGTATCGATCGCGGAGCAAGTCGCAGCGGTCAAAACGCAAGTGACAGAAACCAAAATCCGCGTCGGTCAGTGGCTGAATCAGAAATTAGATGATTTATCCGAGGAGTTAGCGGGGGTCTTAATGCCGCCGCTACAACCCCAAACTGTTGGATTGCGTTCAACCGCCGCACCCACATCTCCCGCCGACATGCTCAGCGAAGTCCTGCGAACCGTATCGGAACAAGGAATTAGCATTCCGGAGAACGCTCAAAGTGCACATTTTGAATTGCCAACCACTGACCCTGCACTGCGTTTATATGCGGTAGTTGGGCAGATCAATTCCGCCGAGTGGTCTTTGTTTATTGCCCTCGGGCAGCCGGATGGCGAAGCCTTGCCCGCCAATCTCCAACTGAGTGTCAGCGATGGCACCGACATCTTGGTGAACCAACAAGTCGAGGTCGCACGGTCACAGTCTTACCTCTACACGCAACTCATCGGTGAGATGCACGAGGGTTTCCAAGTCACAGTCACTTTACCGAATGGCGCAACTCACACATTACCGGAGTTTGCCTTTTAG
- a CDS encoding TetR/AcrR family transcriptional regulator, giving the protein MSRSNPPESKSDAKAKPDKAQAILDGALQVFTTQGFAAASMDRIAKAAGVSKPTLYSYFQDKEGLFVALIQQLVETHSPITITNAPKPDFQTPPAAFLRQIAGSVLGHTSSNQPFLSLMRLLIGESEKFPELSQTFVQELSKPVIERLAFYFEMHPDLNFPDPIVTARVFVGSVIHYIIVQYIMQGDSVMPLERERMINGLVDLILAAGMAPTNHKSA; this is encoded by the coding sequence GTGAGCCGTTCTAACCCACCTGAGTCCAAATCAGATGCCAAAGCCAAGCCGGATAAAGCCCAGGCAATCTTAGACGGCGCACTACAAGTGTTTACCACCCAGGGATTTGCCGCCGCCAGCATGGACCGCATTGCGAAGGCCGCTGGCGTTTCTAAACCAACCCTATACAGTTATTTTCAAGACAAAGAAGGATTATTTGTCGCCCTCATTCAACAACTGGTTGAAACCCACAGCCCCATCACAATCACCAACGCGCCCAAACCCGATTTTCAAACGCCGCCAGCGGCGTTCCTCCGCCAAATTGCTGGTTCAGTTTTAGGCCATACTTCAAGTAATCAACCCTTTCTGAGCTTGATGCGCCTGCTGATCGGGGAATCAGAGAAATTTCCGGAGCTATCGCAGACCTTTGTGCAGGAATTGAGCAAACCGGTGATCGAACGCTTAGCCTTCTACTTTGAAATGCATCCCGATCTCAATTTCCCTGATCCAATTGTTACGGCCCGCGTTTTTGTCGGCTCCGTGATTCACTATATTATCGTGCAGTACATCATGCAGGGTGATAGCGTGATGCCATTAGAGCGAGAGCGCATGATTAATGGATTAGTTGACTTAATTTTGGCGGCTGGCATGGCCCCAACCAACCATAAATCCGCCTAA
- the devC gene encoding ABC transporter permease DevC produces the protein MFNFFKTLQQRTPLGLLQLQHDPWRLLTAIAGITFADVLIFMQLGFADALYTSNTQYPRALQADIVLLSTQAKNFNLLRSFPRRRLYQAQDVPGVVSADALYIGTVQWRNPETRKKTAMMVVGQNPDQPAFALPEVNRQLAATRLPNHVLFDQVSRGDYSAMIERVNQGGVATTDIADRTVTVAGLFKVGASFAYDGALITSDQNFLRFFPKSHPGAVNLGLVRLAPEANAAQVKNALKQRLPDDVQVLTGQEYVDFELNEIQKNSPIGFVFGVGTAMGLIVGVVIVYQVLSTDVNSHLAEYATFKAMGYRNRYLLGVIFEEALLLSLFGFVPGLLISLGAYAVTASAAALAISMPLERVLQVFVLTLLMCSASGGIATRRLQAADPADIF, from the coding sequence ATGTTTAACTTTTTCAAAACGTTACAGCAGCGGACCCCCTTGGGGTTACTGCAACTGCAGCATGATCCCTGGCGTTTGCTGACGGCGATCGCAGGGATTACCTTTGCTGATGTGTTGATCTTCATGCAACTGGGTTTTGCCGATGCACTTTATACCAGTAATACCCAATATCCCAGGGCCTTGCAGGCGGATATTGTCCTGCTCAGTACCCAGGCGAAAAACTTCAACCTGTTACGTAGTTTCCCGCGGCGGCGACTGTATCAGGCCCAGGATGTGCCGGGCGTTGTATCAGCCGATGCGCTGTATATTGGCACGGTGCAATGGCGTAACCCGGAAACCCGAAAAAAGACCGCGATGATGGTCGTGGGTCAAAATCCCGATCAGCCGGCATTTGCGCTGCCGGAGGTGAATCGACAGTTGGCCGCGACGCGTTTACCGAATCATGTGTTGTTTGATCAAGTTTCCCGTGGTGATTACAGTGCGATGATCGAACGGGTGAATCAGGGCGGTGTGGCAACTACGGATATTGCCGATCGAACCGTTACAGTTGCCGGTTTATTTAAGGTTGGGGCATCCTTTGCCTATGATGGTGCGCTGATTACCAGTGATCAAAATTTTCTGCGGTTTTTTCCGAAATCGCATCCTGGGGCTGTGAACTTGGGCTTGGTCCGGTTGGCGCCAGAGGCCAATGCCGCACAGGTGAAAAATGCGCTGAAGCAACGATTGCCGGATGATGTGCAAGTGCTGACGGGCCAAGAGTATGTGGATTTTGAGCTGAATGAGATTCAGAAGAATTCCCCGATCGGATTTGTGTTTGGGGTGGGCACGGCGATGGGCTTGATTGTGGGCGTGGTGATTGTGTATCAGGTGCTATCGACGGATGTGAATAGTCACTTAGCAGAGTACGCAACATTTAAGGCGATGGGCTATCGCAACCGTTATTTACTCGGTGTGATTTTTGAAGAAGCGCTGCTGTTATCACTCTTTGGGTTTGTGCCAGGATTACTGATTTCTTTGGGTGCCTATGCGGTCACGGCGAGTGCGGCGGCGTTGGCGATTTCGATGCCATTAGAGCGTGTTCTGCAAGTGTTTGTATTGACGTTGTTGATGTGTTCCGCTTCTGGTGGAATTGCGACACGGCGCCTCCAAGCGGCTGATCCAGCGGATATTTTTTAG
- a CDS encoding acyltransferase family protein has translation MVELQGVNILSEAILAYQQSQFRLPQPPSPDVEQLKWLAQMKTIALFWIVLNHVAEQIIMSPLSTFAYGLSWQALAIEQFALPLDGLDRLLSPIYYLGWLGDDGVAVFLILSGFGLTWGLLCRGTPIRFALGPFFRKRLKKLLPLWVGCHLIFMATWLLIGWGISPYEVRSFISLLGLRVLPRHLYFFSPAWWFVPLILQLYLIYPWLWRKFHQFGVKRTLLLAAMASAAVRAIGLGLSLKLGYNTTFWYPGTIFPVRTAEFCMGMGLAFLWFKQSDQVMAFLYRSWIGVVATLVYIFSTLIALTVPGRIISPLLSGIAASVMLYSWLNWCNRRSQYRPLRWLSNTLVRTEKYSYSIFLVHHPIIIKFLPSGTFDIHSPQMWMNVVIALVLTVAIAVSLQEMLEICFAKKRMLLN, from the coding sequence TTGGTTGAATTGCAAGGTGTCAATATATTAAGTGAGGCAATTTTGGCTTATCAGCAGAGTCAGTTTCGGCTTCCCCAGCCACCATCGCCAGATGTTGAACAGCTCAAGTGGTTGGCCCAGATGAAAACCATTGCGTTGTTCTGGATTGTCCTAAATCATGTGGCTGAGCAAATTATTATGTCGCCGCTCAGCACGTTTGCCTATGGGCTGAGTTGGCAGGCACTGGCGATTGAGCAGTTTGCTTTGCCGTTGGACGGTCTCGATCGATTATTGAGCCCAATATATTACTTGGGTTGGTTGGGGGATGACGGAGTTGCGGTGTTTTTAATTCTCAGTGGGTTTGGATTGACCTGGGGGTTGCTCTGTCGTGGTACGCCAATCCGCTTTGCCCTTGGTCCATTTTTCCGCAAGCGACTCAAAAAGTTATTGCCGCTTTGGGTGGGTTGTCATCTGATTTTTATGGCGACCTGGCTGCTGATTGGGTGGGGAATTTCCCCCTATGAGGTGCGTTCCTTTATTAGTCTGTTGGGATTGCGTGTGTTGCCGCGCCATCTCTATTTCTTCTCTCCCGCTTGGTGGTTTGTGCCACTGATTCTCCAGCTCTATTTGATTTATCCGTGGCTCTGGCGGAAGTTCCACCAGTTTGGTGTGAAGCGGACGTTGCTATTGGCCGCGATGGCGAGTGCGGCAGTGCGGGCGATCGGCCTCGGGTTAAGCCTGAAATTGGGCTACAACACAACTTTTTGGTATCCCGGAACGATTTTCCCGGTGCGGACAGCCGAGTTTTGTATGGGGATGGGCTTGGCGTTTCTGTGGTTTAAGCAGAGCGATCAAGTGATGGCTTTTTTGTATCGATCGTGGATTGGCGTCGTCGCAACCTTAGTCTATATATTCAGTACGCTGATTGCTTTAACGGTGCCCGGTCGGATTATTTCACCGCTGTTGTCGGGGATTGCGGCATCGGTGATGCTTTATTCCTGGCTGAACTGGTGCAATCGTCGATCGCAATATCGGCCGCTGCGATGGCTTAGTAATACCTTAGTCCGGACTGAGAAATACTCATACAGCATCTTCCTGGTGCACCATCCGATCATCATTAAGTTTCTGCCGTCTGGGACGTTCGACATCCATTCACCACAGATGTGGATGAATGTGGTGATTGCTTTAGTATTAACCGTAGCGATTGCCGTGAGCCTGCAAGAAATGTTGGAGATTTGTTTTGCCAAAAAGCGCATGTTACTGAATTAG
- a CDS encoding ATP-binding cassette domain-containing protein: MTMQPVIAIQHLNHYFGVGKLRKQALFDINLAIMPGEIVIMTGPSGSGKTTLLTLLGGLRSGQAGSLKILGREICGARQHDLVQARRNNGYIFQAHNLHGSLTALQNVQMGLEVHGMSKAKRHLIAAEMLEQVGLADRINYYPADLSGGQKQRVAIARALVSRPKIVLADEPTAALDKKSGRDVVNIMHDLAKQQGCTILLVTHDNRILDIADRIVYMEDGRLAQLPEALAPSS, translated from the coding sequence ATGACAATGCAACCGGTAATCGCCATTCAACACCTTAATCACTATTTTGGTGTGGGCAAGCTGCGAAAGCAGGCATTATTTGATATTAATCTGGCGATTATGCCAGGTGAAATTGTGATTATGACTGGTCCTTCAGGGTCAGGGAAGACGACGTTGCTGACTTTATTGGGGGGCTTGAGATCGGGGCAAGCCGGTAGTCTTAAGATCTTGGGCCGGGAGATTTGTGGTGCACGCCAACATGATTTGGTCCAGGCTAGGCGCAACAATGGCTATATTTTCCAAGCGCATAATTTGCATGGCAGTTTGACCGCATTGCAGAATGTCCAAATGGGACTAGAAGTGCATGGGATGTCTAAGGCAAAACGGCATTTGATCGCGGCAGAAATGTTGGAACAAGTGGGCCTCGCCGATCGCATAAATTACTATCCAGCCGATCTCTCTGGGGGGCAAAAGCAGCGCGTGGCGATCGCGCGGGCATTGGTGAGTCGGCCCAAGATTGTTTTAGCGGATGAACCGACTGCCGCACTGGATAAAAAATCAGGCCGGGATGTGGTGAATATCATGCATGATTTGGCGAAGCAGCAGGGTTGCACGATTTTATTGGTGACACACGATAACCGGATCTTGGATATTGCCGATCGGATTGTTTATATGGAAGATGGTCGCTTGGCACAGCTCCCAGAAGCCTTGGCCCCAAGCAGTTAA